One segment of Eriocheir sinensis breed Jianghai 21 unplaced genomic scaffold, ASM2467909v1 Scaffold493, whole genome shotgun sequence DNA contains the following:
- the LOC126992594 gene encoding peroxidase-like protein 3 isoform X4, translating into MVSSHAQNEDMAISEAMTSKMFEDAKTGVSLDLAAQILQQGRDHGIAGYNRWRHLCGLPKAASFQGLSDVTAPENIKKLQGIYKHVDDVDLFTGGLAEKPNCGALVGPTFGCLIGRQFHHLRRGDRYWYEDDIPPSSFTKEQLYELCKTSLGRVICDSSDKLQHVQPKVMLEADSFLNAPMACQGKHIKGVDLKKWKTASPNFIIPDKMLQESIERARRDITNMRDSEWNLWEAPHTPTDPGPRTKRQTNSRPRLTPSGHPRTQRPTWGGQRVTPDLMQALVGRGSEAQGSEDLKLSPRVMREAEELLTDCFSAGVKAWGIMRQHERQLWQKRQAA; encoded by the exons ATGGTCAGCTCCCACGCCCAGAACGAGGACATGGCCATTTCCGAAGCCATGACCAGCAAGATGTTCGAGGACGCTAAGACTG gtgTTAGCCTGGACCTGGCGGCACAGATCCTGCAGCAGGGGCGTGACCACGGCATCGCTGGATACAACCGCTGGAGGCACCTCTGCGGCCTCCCGAAAGCTGCCTCCTTCCAAGGCCTGAGTGACGTCACTGCCCCGGAAAACATCAAGAAACTACAAGGGATTTATAA GCATGTGGATGATGTGGATCTCTTCACCGGTGGACTCGCGGAAAAGCCAAACTGTGGAGCGCTGGTCGGGCCCACGTTTGGCTGTTTGATTGGTCGCCAGTTCCACCACCTGAGGCGAGGCGATCGTTACTGGTATGAGGACGACATCCCGCCCTCCTCATTCACtaagg AACAACTTTACGAGCTCTGCAAGACCAGCCTGGGACGTGTGATCTGCGACAGCAGTGACAAGCTCCAGCACGTCCAGCCCAAGGTCATGCTGGAGGCTGATTCCTTCCT GAATGCCCCAATGGCCTGCCAGGGGAAGCATATCAAGGGTGTGgacctgaagaagtggaagaccgCCAGCCCCAACTTCATCATTCCCGACAAGATGCTTCAGGAGAGCATTGAGAGGGCCAGGCGCGACATCACCAACATGAGGGACTCCGAGTGGAACCTCTGGGAAGCAC CACACACACCAACTGACCCAGGACCCAGAACGAAGCGACAGACTAACTCCCGACCCAGACTGACCCCAAGCGGACACCCCAGGACGCAACGCCCGACCTGGGGGGGCCAACGCGTGACCCCTGACCTCATGCAAGCGCTGGTGGGCAGGGGGTCGGAAGCGCAGGGGAGTGAGGACTTGAAGTTGAGTCCGAGGGTTATGCGGGAGGCCGAGGAGCTTCTGACGGATTGCTTTAGCGCGGGTGTCAAGGCTTGGGGGATTATGAGGCAACACGAACGGCAGCTGTGGCAGAAAC GTCAGGCAGCATAA